Proteins encoded together in one Bacteroides zoogleoformans window:
- a CDS encoding alpha-L-arabinofuranosidase C-terminal domain-containing protein, whose product MKRYTGLLAAFTFAASVGLRAQTNELVVQTKKVGAEIQPTMYGLFFEDINYAADGGLYAELVKNRSFEFPQNLMGWKSFGKVALKDDGPFERNPHYVRLSYAGHPHKHTGLDNEGFFGIGVKQGEAYRFSVWARIPEGGETGKIRVELVNTASKGEQQAFATETVMIDSKEWKKYQVLLKPTATDANAVLRIFLASRATVDLEHVSLFPSDTWKGHENGLRKDLAQALADIKPGIFRFPGGCIVEGTDLATRYDWKKSVGPVENRPLNENRWQYTFSHRFFPDYYQSYGLGFYEFFLLSEEIGAEPLPVLSCGLSCQFQNSDADAHVAVCDLGSYIQDALDLIEFANGSVDTPWGKVRAEMGHPAPFNLKFIGIGNEQWGKEYPEHLEPFITAIRRAYPQMKIVGSSGPDSEGKQFDYLWPEMKRLKADLVDEHFYRPETWFLSQGARYDNYDRKGPKVFAGEYACHGKGKKWNHFHASLLEAAFMTGLERNADIVHMATYAPLFAHVEGWQWRPDMIWFDNLNSVRTASYYVQQLYALYKGTNVLPLTMNKVPVTGAEGQNGLFASAVYDKQKDEIIVKVANTSDKVQPLTLKFDGLKKKETLSAGRCIKLSSANPDADNTVENPSAIVPRESELQVSGQSLNVDLEPNAFAVYILKK is encoded by the coding sequence ATGAAAAGATACACCGGACTATTGGCTGCATTTACTTTTGCAGCGAGTGTGGGGCTTCGGGCACAGACCAACGAACTGGTGGTGCAGACCAAGAAAGTGGGGGCAGAAATTCAGCCCACCATGTATGGCCTCTTTTTTGAAGACATCAACTATGCCGCCGACGGTGGCTTGTATGCCGAACTTGTGAAGAATCGCTCGTTTGAGTTTCCGCAGAACTTGATGGGATGGAAAAGCTTCGGAAAGGTTGCATTGAAAGACGATGGGCCTTTTGAGAGAAATCCGCATTATGTACGTCTGTCCTATGCCGGCCATCCGCACAAACATACGGGATTGGACAACGAAGGTTTCTTCGGTATCGGCGTGAAGCAAGGGGAAGCATATCGCTTTTCCGTATGGGCGCGCATACCCGAGGGAGGTGAAACCGGAAAGATTCGGGTGGAACTGGTGAATACGGCTTCGAAGGGCGAACAGCAAGCCTTTGCTACAGAAACTGTGATGATAGACTCTAAGGAGTGGAAAAAATATCAGGTACTGCTGAAACCTACCGCTACGGACGCAAATGCGGTGCTTCGCATCTTTCTTGCTTCTCGTGCGACTGTGGATTTGGAGCATGTTTCTCTTTTCCCTTCAGATACCTGGAAAGGACATGAGAACGGATTGCGGAAGGATTTGGCACAGGCTTTGGCGGATATTAAACCGGGCATTTTCCGTTTTCCCGGTGGATGTATCGTGGAAGGTACGGATTTGGCTACACGTTATGACTGGAAGAAGTCGGTAGGCCCTGTGGAGAACCGTCCGTTGAACGAAAATCGTTGGCAATATACCTTCTCTCATCGTTTCTTTCCTGACTATTATCAAAGTTATGGTTTGGGATTCTATGAGTTCTTTCTACTATCGGAGGAGATTGGTGCAGAGCCGCTTCCGGTATTGAGCTGCGGTCTGTCATGCCAATTTCAGAATAGTGATGCCGACGCCCATGTGGCGGTGTGCGACTTGGGAAGCTACATTCAGGATGCACTCGACCTGATAGAATTTGCCAATGGAAGTGTAGATACTCCATGGGGTAAGGTGCGTGCCGAAATGGGGCATCCGGCTCCTTTCAATCTGAAGTTCATTGGCATTGGCAACGAACAGTGGGGCAAGGAATATCCCGAACATCTGGAGCCGTTTATAACGGCTATTCGTAGAGCATATCCGCAGATGAAGATTGTGGGTAGCTCGGGTCCCGATTCCGAAGGGAAACAGTTCGATTATCTTTGGCCGGAAATGAAGCGGCTGAAAGCAGACTTGGTGGATGAACATTTTTATCGTCCGGAAACATGGTTTCTCAGTCAGGGAGCGCGGTATGACAATTATGATCGCAAAGGGCCGAAGGTTTTTGCAGGAGAATATGCTTGTCACGGTAAAGGCAAAAAATGGAATCATTTCCACGCTTCTTTGTTGGAAGCAGCTTTCATGACAGGCTTGGAACGCAACGCCGACATTGTACACATGGCTACTTATGCGCCATTATTTGCGCATGTGGAAGGGTGGCAGTGGCGTCCGGACATGATTTGGTTCGATAACTTGAATTCGGTACGCACGGCAAGCTACTACGTGCAACAGCTTTATGCCCTTTACAAAGGAACGAACGTTCTGCCGCTGACCATGAACAAAGTACCCGTCACGGGTGCCGAAGGGCAGAACGGACTTTTTGCCAGTGCGGTATATGATAAACAGAAAGATGAAATCATTGTCAAGGTTGCAAATACTTCGGACAAGGTTCAGCCTTTGACGTTGAAGTTCGATGGGTTGAAAAAGAAAGAAACGCTTTCTGCCGGACGCTGTATCAAGCTATCGTCTGCCAATCCGGATGCGGATAATACGGTTGAGAATCCTTCGGCCATCGTGCCTCGTGAGTCGGAATTACAAGTGAGCGGACAATCGTTGAATGTAGATTTGGAACCGAATGCCTTTGCTGTTTATATACTGAAGAAGTAA
- a CDS encoding alpha/beta hydrolase — MKKRRMLVMSALLLLLVEAVQAARVDTVCVESTSMNKGVEVVYVLPDKAVEKIACPVIYLLHGYGGNARSWIRLKPELLRIADEKGIIFVCPDGKNSWYWDSPENAAYRYETFVASELVKYTDAHYATVPAKKARAITGLSMGGHGALWIAMRHKELFGAAGSMSGGVDIRPFPQNWEMSKQLGEFAANKRVWDEHTVVNQLDKIENGDLAMTIDCGEADFFLEVNKDLHNRLSARKIDHDFTIRPGAHTGSYWNNSIDYHILFFEKFFKK, encoded by the coding sequence ATGAAAAAAAGAAGAATGTTGGTAATGAGTGCGCTGCTGTTGCTGCTTGTGGAGGCTGTACAGGCGGCGCGTGTGGACACGGTATGCGTGGAAAGCACTTCTATGAACAAGGGAGTGGAAGTGGTGTATGTGTTGCCGGATAAGGCAGTAGAAAAAATTGCCTGCCCCGTGATTTATCTGCTGCATGGTTATGGCGGCAATGCCCGGAGCTGGATTCGGTTGAAGCCGGAATTGTTGAGGATTGCAGACGAGAAAGGAATCATTTTCGTATGTCCGGACGGGAAGAACAGTTGGTATTGGGACAGTCCTGAGAATGCTGCTTACCGGTATGAAACTTTTGTGGCGTCAGAGTTGGTGAAATATACCGACGCGCACTATGCCACCGTTCCGGCGAAGAAAGCACGTGCCATTACCGGTCTAAGCATGGGAGGCCATGGAGCTTTGTGGATTGCCATGCGGCATAAAGAACTATTTGGAGCGGCAGGCAGTATGAGCGGAGGAGTGGATATCCGACCGTTTCCGCAGAATTGGGAAATGAGTAAGCAATTGGGAGAGTTTGCCGCTAACAAGAGGGTTTGGGATGAACATACGGTAGTCAACCAATTGGATAAGATAGAGAATGGCGATTTGGCAATGACCATTGATTGTGGTGAAGCCGACTTCTTCCTTGAAGTGAACAAGGATTTGCATAACCGGTTATCGGCGAGAAAGATTGACCATGATTTTACGATCCGCCCCGGTGCGCATACCGGTTCATATTGGAACAATTCGATTGATTATCACATTCTTTTCTTCGAGAAATTTTTCAAGAAGTGA
- a CDS encoding S41 family peptidase has protein sequence MKAKNILIYIAGILIVPSYLSSCGEDRWAAYAEQTKTTRWIEDTMRVWYYWDNEMPHSDRLNFFTAPKTFFASLLSKRDKYSYIDSLKSTTISRSIPYTDYSYGFQFSTENAEGNDTALYARILYVAAASPAADIKLQRGEWIMEMDGKPITKKNSDKLYGSTAMKLTIGHYDAEQKAIVAYGEPRQIASARSVNDNPVHYHNVYVRDNKRIGYLVYNHFSSGITNNTHEYDNDLRNVFRDFANQQVNELILDLRYNNGGLLSCAELMCSMIAPSSALDKELGYLEFNSRTNPKEVYFTLNPSLIGEGANLNLKTLYVLTGSQTASASEMVINCLRPYMEVVLIGSKTVGKNVGSLTFSNQELKITMSPIVCQIYNSKKESDYASGFTPNFSVNETDAPKQFLPFGNTEELMLSTALGVIDGSIKPDDKKQNSAPKVTVVTNSIERRASQAVHIR, from the coding sequence ATGAAAGCGAAAAACATACTGATATATATTGCGGGAATACTGATCGTTCCCTCCTACCTTTCGTCTTGTGGAGAAGACCGCTGGGCTGCATACGCCGAACAAACCAAAACAACCCGATGGATTGAAGACACCATGAGAGTGTGGTACTATTGGGACAATGAAATGCCCCATTCTGACAGACTGAACTTCTTTACCGCTCCCAAAACGTTCTTTGCTTCCCTCCTTTCCAAGAGAGACAAATACTCCTACATAGATAGCCTCAAAAGCACTACCATAAGCCGTAGCATCCCCTATACAGACTATAGCTACGGATTTCAGTTTTCTACGGAAAATGCAGAAGGAAATGATACGGCCCTCTATGCGCGCATACTCTATGTAGCCGCAGCAAGCCCTGCCGCAGACATCAAACTGCAACGCGGAGAGTGGATCATGGAGATGGATGGAAAACCCATCACCAAAAAGAACTCCGACAAGCTGTATGGAAGTACGGCCATGAAACTCACAATAGGCCATTATGATGCAGAACAGAAAGCCATTGTAGCCTACGGCGAGCCGAGACAAATAGCATCGGCACGTTCAGTCAACGACAATCCGGTGCACTACCACAATGTATATGTAAGAGACAACAAACGGATAGGTTACTTGGTGTACAACCATTTCAGCTCCGGCATCACCAATAACACCCATGAGTATGACAACGATTTGCGCAATGTCTTCCGAGACTTCGCCAACCAACAGGTAAATGAACTTATCCTGGATTTGCGCTACAATAATGGCGGCTTATTGAGTTGTGCCGAACTGATGTGCAGCATGATTGCTCCTTCTTCGGCTCTTGATAAGGAATTGGGCTATTTGGAATTTAACAGCCGAACCAATCCGAAGGAGGTATATTTCACTCTCAATCCCAGCCTTATAGGAGAGGGCGCAAATCTAAATCTGAAAACACTCTACGTTCTTACCGGAAGTCAAACAGCCTCTGCGTCCGAAATGGTTATCAATTGTCTTCGGCCATACATGGAGGTTGTTCTTATCGGCAGCAAAACCGTCGGAAAAAACGTAGGTTCCTTGACTTTCAGCAATCAGGAACTGAAGATAACAATGAGTCCCATTGTGTGCCAAATCTATAATTCCAAGAAAGAATCCGACTACGCTTCCGGATTTACTCCCAATTTTTCAGTAAACGAAACCGATGCCCCCAAACAATTTCTGCCTTTCGGCAATACGGAAGAACTTATGCTGAGCACGGCGCTGGGAGTAATCGACGGAAGCATAAAGCCTGACGACAAGAAGCAGAATTCTGCGCCGAAGGTTACCGTGGTAACCAACTCTATCGAGCGCCGTGCAAGCCAAGCAGTACATATCAGATAG
- a CDS encoding helix-turn-helix domain-containing protein, translating into MHKTLASKRCLPKQAPKLMDVLRMRDIFSTNFAQIREHVYLSNELAMIHNNPLALHLVQQQSPPFVINDHRLGIIIRGEGEANFNLVNRHLTAGTLLYLGPGSIVNPIRFSDDLEIMGIVLFTDFPMPFTPGQYPSAFNGQVRDFQLPACAADLQTAGHILDTLWQLIHQKNYHRPTASALVAALMHHYDRLFHRQADHLAATRSREQTIFDRFIQLVNQHCNEQHRISYYANRMCLTERYLGTVIRQAGGVTAKDWIDRALITQAKVQLRYSGKSVLQISEELNFPNPSFFSKYFKRLTGMTPGKFQKMI; encoded by the coding sequence ATGCACAAAACACTCGCCTCGAAAAGATGCTTGCCTAAACAAGCGCCCAAACTGATGGATGTGTTGCGAATGCGCGACATCTTTTCCACAAACTTCGCACAAATCCGTGAGCATGTTTACCTCAGTAACGAACTGGCGATGATTCACAACAATCCATTGGCGCTTCATCTGGTTCAGCAGCAATCGCCACCTTTCGTCATTAACGACCATCGCTTAGGCATCATCATCCGTGGCGAGGGCGAGGCAAACTTCAACCTCGTAAACCGTCACCTGACTGCCGGCACATTGCTCTACCTTGGACCAGGAAGCATTGTCAATCCCATCCGCTTCTCCGACGACCTCGAGATTATGGGCATCGTACTCTTTACCGACTTCCCCATGCCCTTTACCCCGGGGCAGTATCCTTCCGCCTTCAACGGACAGGTACGCGACTTCCAGCTACCAGCTTGTGCCGCCGACTTACAGACAGCCGGTCACATTCTTGACACTCTTTGGCAGCTCATTCACCAAAAGAACTACCACCGTCCCACCGCTTCCGCCCTCGTTGCAGCGCTGATGCACCACTACGACCGTCTGTTCCACCGGCAAGCTGACCATCTGGCTGCCACCCGCTCACGCGAACAGACCATCTTCGACCGCTTCATTCAGCTTGTCAACCAACACTGTAACGAACAGCACCGGATAAGCTACTATGCCAATCGCATGTGCCTTACAGAGCGTTACCTTGGCACAGTCATTCGTCAGGCCGGAGGCGTCACCGCCAAGGATTGGATTGACCGCGCCCTCATCACTCAGGCCAAAGTACAGCTGCGCTACAGTGGCAAAAGTGTCCTTCAAATCTCCGAGGAGCTCAATTTCCCCAATCCTTCGTTTTTCTCCAAATATTTCAAAAGACTGACAGGTATGACGCCGGGGAAATTTCAAAAGATGATATAA
- a CDS encoding TolC family protein, whose amino-acid sequence MRRIVSNLFFIIFHSAFVVAQSLEECQRAAEQNYPLIHRFDLIEKTIDLTVSNIGKGWLPQISASGQATYQSDVAGFPEQFQKLYQQMGLEMKGLKKDQYRLSIGINQMLFDGGAAGSRKKIAREQGKVQATRTGVELYNVRKRVNEMYFSLLLIDDQIQLNKDVQNLLNGNEKKLSSMVKCGTAAQSDLQSVKAERLNAIQQMTNLESQKRILQTMLSTFCGIEIKKVRKPTVAEINGVNNRPEMRLFDAQLRLADAQEKALDSELMPKLGLFAQGFYGYPGQNMFNDMMKHNWSWNGMIGARLTWNIGVFYTRKNDKAKILLQRDLTENSRDVFLFNNNLEQIQQNENITRYKKLMAADDEIISLRTAVRKASESKLSHGIIDVNDLVREINQENAAQMQQSIHEIEMLKQIYDNKFTTNN is encoded by the coding sequence ATGAGAAGAATAGTATCAAATCTTTTTTTTATCATTTTTCATTCAGCCTTTGTCGTGGCACAATCTCTCGAGGAGTGTCAGCGGGCGGCGGAGCAGAATTATCCGCTGATACATCGGTTCGATCTTATTGAGAAGACCATAGACTTGACGGTCTCTAACATTGGAAAAGGCTGGTTGCCGCAGATTTCGGCTTCGGGTCAGGCTACTTATCAGAGTGATGTAGCCGGTTTCCCGGAACAGTTTCAGAAACTCTACCAACAGATGGGACTTGAGATGAAAGGCTTGAAGAAAGACCAGTATCGCTTGAGTATCGGTATCAACCAGATGTTGTTTGACGGTGGCGCTGCCGGTAGCCGGAAAAAGATTGCCCGTGAGCAGGGCAAGGTGCAGGCAACCCGGACAGGGGTGGAGCTTTATAATGTTCGTAAGCGTGTGAACGAGATGTACTTCTCACTACTTCTGATTGACGATCAAATTCAATTGAACAAAGATGTTCAGAATTTGCTGAATGGCAATGAGAAAAAACTCTCTTCGATGGTGAAGTGCGGCACAGCGGCACAGAGTGACTTGCAAAGCGTGAAAGCCGAGCGGCTGAATGCGATTCAGCAGATGACTAATCTGGAGTCGCAGAAACGGATACTTCAGACGATGCTTTCCACCTTTTGTGGCATCGAGATAAAGAAGGTGCGGAAACCAACCGTTGCAGAGATTAATGGCGTAAACAATCGGCCGGAGATGCGACTATTTGATGCGCAACTCCGTCTGGCTGATGCTCAGGAGAAGGCTTTAGATTCGGAGTTGATGCCCAAACTTGGCTTATTCGCACAAGGATTCTATGGTTATCCCGGTCAGAATATGTTTAACGACATGATGAAGCACAACTGGTCGTGGAATGGCATGATTGGGGCTCGTCTGACATGGAACATCGGAGTGTTCTATACTCGCAAGAACGATAAGGCGAAGATTCTGTTGCAGCGCGACCTGACAGAGAACAGCCGCGATGTGTTTCTCTTCAACAACAATCTGGAGCAGATTCAGCAGAATGAGAATATCACACGCTACAAGAAGCTGATGGCCGCTGATGACGAGATTATTTCGCTGCGTACTGCCGTTCGCAAAGCTTCCGAATCAAAGCTCTCGCATGGTATCATCGACGTGAACGACCTGGTGCGTGAAATCAATCAGGAGAATGCGGCGCAAATGCAACAGTCAATACACGAAATAGAAATGCTGAAACAGATTTACGATAACAAATTCACAACCAATAATTAG
- a CDS encoding DNA adenine methylase produces the protein MKRLYTYPAKPFVKWVGGKTQLLDDIKKTLPHDLSQINDVTYIEPFVGGGAVLFWILQEFPNITRAIINDINEELICTYRVIKSDVEKLILELTRIQTEYLALDDVARKDYFVSQRERYNEKKKSDVETAALFIFLNRTCFNGLYRVNSKGKFNVPHGRYTNPKICDEETLRADSAVLQRVEILCGDFAQTGKYADDNVLYYFDPPYRPLTETSAFTSYAKEGFDDTEQMRLRDFCEQIAKHKSLFVASNSDPQNVDNADNFFDHIYKRFSIRRVTAARMINSKGSGRGAISEIMISNVVNGY, from the coding sequence ATGAAAAGATTATATACATATCCGGCAAAACCTTTTGTTAAGTGGGTTGGGGGTAAAACGCAACTTCTTGACGATATAAAGAAGACTCTACCTCATGATTTATCACAGATAAATGATGTGACTTATATTGAGCCGTTTGTTGGTGGAGGAGCTGTTTTATTTTGGATTTTACAAGAGTTTCCGAATATAACAAGAGCTATAATCAATGATATAAATGAAGAATTAATTTGTACATATCGTGTAATAAAATCAGATGTTGAAAAATTGATTCTTGAATTGACACGAATACAAACTGAGTATCTTGCACTGGATGACGTTGCAAGAAAAGATTATTTTGTATCTCAACGTGAGCGTTATAATGAAAAAAAAAAATCAGATGTTGAAACAGCTGCATTATTTATTTTTCTCAATCGAACTTGTTTTAATGGACTATATCGTGTAAATTCTAAAGGAAAGTTTAATGTTCCACACGGGAGATATACGAATCCTAAAATTTGTGATGAAGAAACATTAAGAGCAGATTCAGCTGTTCTACAACGAGTTGAAATCCTTTGTGGTGATTTTGCGCAAACAGGTAAATATGCTGACGATAATGTTTTGTATTATTTTGATCCACCATATCGGCCTCTAACAGAAACTTCTGCGTTTACTTCTTACGCAAAAGAAGGTTTTGATGATACTGAACAGATGCGTTTACGTGATTTTTGTGAGCAGATAGCAAAACATAAATCCTTGTTTGTTGCAAGTAATTCAGATCCGCAAAATGTGGATAATGCAGATAATTTCTTTGATCATATTTACAAGAGGTTTTCCATTAGACGAGTTACTGCTGCGAGAATGATAAATTCAAAGGGTAGTGGTCGTGGTGCCATTTCTGAAATAATGATTTCAAATGTTGTTAATGGTTACTGA
- a CDS encoding copper resistance protein NlpE N-terminal domain-containing protein, translating into MKKVMMIAAIAAALVSCQSKNTNHNDSASANEGVTAVAENTAATTIYKGTLPAADGPGVQYVLSLDNLNSAEEGTYTLETTYPEAEGSGKDKSFTSKGKKQVIQKDVNNEKKTAIKLVPDNGDASLYFLIVNDSTLRLVNEELQEAAGELNYDIVLVK; encoded by the coding sequence ATGAAAAAAGTAATGATGATTGCAGCCATTGCTGCCGCATTGGTGTCTTGCCAGTCAAAAAATACCAATCACAATGATTCCGCCTCTGCAAACGAAGGCGTAACTGCTGTTGCCGAGAATACAGCCGCTACGACCATATACAAAGGCACGCTTCCTGCTGCCGATGGTCCCGGTGTTCAATATGTGTTGAGTTTAGACAATCTGAACTCTGCCGAAGAAGGTACATATACATTGGAGACTACTTATCCGGAAGCCGAAGGTTCCGGAAAAGACAAAAGTTTCACTTCCAAAGGAAAGAAGCAAGTGATACAAAAAGACGTCAATAACGAAAAGAAGACAGCTATTAAGCTGGTTCCCGATAATGGCGATGCTTCGCTTTATTTCCTTATAGTGAACGACAGCACTCTGCGCCTTGTCAATGAAGAGCTGCAAGAGGCTGCCGGCGAATTGAATTATGACATTGTTCTGGTGAAATAA
- a CDS encoding IS982 family transposase translates to MYKKKLHISQIFSNLEYSIFKLYNLVMCNLYTKFVKILEICKEFSEDLVTEAGNVRRPGPVPRFSDLEVIALSMAAEAEEIDSENWLFEAKLKECRSSIPNLISRRQFNDRRKLVSGLCEQIRSRMANHIDGGEDYFCIDSKPIEVCRVARGKRCKMGRIGDFHKAPDFGYCASQGSYFFGYKLHALCGLSGVIHSYDLSKASVHDINYLNDIKPLYHDCSIFGDKGYIGAEIQLDLFETANIRLECPYRLNQKNWKPAFIPFAKARKRIETLFSQLTDQFLVIRNYAKETCGLFARIVGKVSALTALQYINYINNKPIGRIKYALI, encoded by the coding sequence ATGTATAAGAAAAAGTTGCATATATCGCAGATTTTTAGTAACTTAGAGTATTCAATATTTAAGTTATATAATCTCGTTATGTGCAACTTGTATACAAAGTTCGTCAAAATTCTGGAGATATGCAAGGAATTCTCCGAAGATTTAGTTACTGAAGCTGGAAATGTTCGTCGTCCAGGCCCTGTGCCTCGTTTCTCCGATTTGGAAGTCATCGCATTGAGCATGGCTGCCGAGGCTGAGGAGATAGACAGCGAGAACTGGCTGTTTGAAGCGAAGTTGAAGGAGTGCCGTTCTTCCATCCCCAACCTTATCTCCCGCCGTCAGTTCAACGACCGCCGCAAGTTGGTTAGTGGTCTTTGTGAGCAGATACGCAGCCGCATGGCCAATCATATAGATGGTGGCGAGGATTACTTCTGCATAGACTCAAAGCCAATAGAAGTGTGCCGTGTGGCTCGTGGTAAGAGATGTAAGATGGGACGTATTGGTGATTTCCACAAAGCCCCTGACTTCGGTTATTGTGCATCCCAAGGCAGTTACTTCTTCGGATATAAACTTCACGCACTCTGTGGCTTAAGCGGTGTCATACATTCATACGACCTGTCCAAGGCGAGTGTTCACGACATCAACTATCTGAATGACATCAAGCCGCTTTACCACGATTGTAGCATATTCGGTGACAAGGGATATATCGGAGCGGAAATCCAGCTTGACCTCTTCGAGACGGCCAACATCAGGCTTGAGTGTCCCTACAGGCTCAACCAAAAGAACTGGAAGCCGGCCTTCATTCCTTTTGCAAAGGCAAGAAAGAGGATTGAAACTCTGTTCTCACAACTTACAGACCAGTTCCTCGTCATCAGGAACTACGCAAAAGAAACATGCGGCCTTTTTGCCCGAATAGTGGGCAAAGTCAGTGCCCTGACTGCATTACAATACATCAATTACATTAACAACAAACCCATAGGTAGGATTAAGTACGCACTGATTTAA
- a CDS encoding type II restriction endonuclease: MRDFNTWLAGFRPSIADYKYYVDFNKVFNNVDAIKIPLNILNSLIGSKNIEEEFKNILVQYPETLRCVPILLAKRELDIMTMDEEGQIDFHFDKPNCTTEDYVKFMRKTGLFDLMENHIVNNLVDYVTGIETGLDSNGRKNRGGHLMENLVESFLCKAGLVKGNNYFKEMYIHEIEDKWGIDLSSISNNGGAEKRFDFVVKGENNIYGIETNFYTSNGSKLNETARSYKTITMETKDLDYFKFVWFTDGCGWNSAKNNLKETFDVLEHLYNIADLENGIISRVLI, translated from the coding sequence ATGAGAGACTTTAATACATGGCTGGCAGGTTTTAGACCATCCATCGCTGACTATAAATATTATGTTGATTTCAACAAGGTGTTCAATAATGTTGATGCCATAAAAATTCCACTCAATATCTTGAACTCACTGATTGGTTCTAAGAATATTGAGGAAGAATTCAAAAACATCTTGGTGCAATACCCGGAGACACTAAGATGCGTACCTATTCTTTTGGCCAAACGTGAACTTGACATTATGACTATGGACGAGGAAGGACAGATTGATTTTCATTTCGATAAACCTAATTGCACAACTGAAGATTATGTTAAATTCATGCGCAAGACTGGCCTGTTCGATTTGATGGAGAATCATATTGTCAACAATCTTGTAGATTATGTGACAGGGATAGAAACCGGTCTTGACTCAAATGGGCGTAAAAATCGCGGAGGTCATCTGATGGAAAATCTTGTAGAAAGTTTTCTCTGTAAAGCCGGACTTGTAAAAGGAAACAATTATTTCAAGGAAATGTATATTCACGAGATTGAAGATAAATGGGGAATAGATTTATCCTCTATTTCCAATAATGGTGGTGCTGAGAAAAGATTTGATTTTGTTGTAAAAGGAGAAAATAATATTTATGGTATAGAAACTAACTTTTATACCAGTAATGGTTCCAAACTGAATGAAACGGCTCGCAGTTATAAGACTATTACAATGGAAACCAAAGACTTGGACTATTTCAAATTCGTTTGGTTTACCGATGGATGTGGTTGGAATAGTGCCAAAAATAATCTGAAAGAGACCTTTGATGTTTTGGAACATTTGTACAATATTGCGGATCTCGAAAATGGAATAATTTCAAGAGTACTTATTTAA